The following are from one region of the Hymenobacter radiodurans genome:
- a CDS encoding class I SAM-dependent rRNA methyltransferase, with protein sequence MPAIVTLKPGKDQSLRRLHPWVFSGAIARMQGQPQEGEVVIVQASNGEQLGVGHYAPGSIAVRMLGFGPEATEPDAAFWEGKLRNAYQLRQRLGLTTQGENSEQETSEKAPQAASNHTTDVYRLIHAEGDGLPGLIVDVYGDVAVLQAHSAGMYLARPQIADALKVVLGDKLRAIYDKSAETVPTKAAPEAKNGYLLGSSTGTEHLVHENAHPFAVDWETGQKTGFFIDQRDNRDLLARYSAGRRVLNTFCYTGGFSVYALQAGATLVHSVDSSKRAIELTERNAALTGLEDKHAAYAQDVFTFMKASEEQYDLIVLDPPAFAKHLSARHNALMGYKRLNAAGLRRIAPGGILFTFSCSQVVSRELFQGAVLAAAIEAGRQVRVLHHLTQPADHPVSLFHPEGEYLKGLVLAVE encoded by the coding sequence ATGCCCGCCATCGTCACCCTCAAACCTGGTAAAGATCAATCCTTGCGTCGCCTGCACCCGTGGGTGTTTTCGGGCGCCATTGCCCGCATGCAGGGCCAGCCGCAGGAAGGCGAGGTAGTGATAGTGCAGGCTTCGAATGGGGAACAGCTGGGCGTAGGGCATTATGCGCCGGGCTCTATTGCCGTGCGTATGCTGGGCTTTGGCCCCGAAGCCACGGAGCCGGATGCCGCCTTTTGGGAGGGCAAGCTGCGCAATGCCTACCAACTTCGTCAGCGATTAGGACTGACAACTCAGGGAGAAAATTCGGAGCAGGAGACTTCTGAAAAAGCCCCCCAGGCTGCTAGTAACCACACAACCGATGTGTATCGCTTGATCCACGCGGAGGGCGATGGGCTGCCGGGCCTGATTGTGGACGTGTACGGCGACGTAGCCGTGCTGCAAGCGCACAGTGCTGGCATGTACCTAGCTCGCCCGCAAATTGCAGATGCCTTGAAGGTGGTATTGGGCGATAAGCTACGAGCCATCTACGATAAGAGCGCTGAAACCGTACCCACCAAAGCCGCCCCTGAGGCAAAGAATGGCTACCTGTTGGGCAGCTCTACCGGCACCGAGCACTTGGTACACGAAAACGCGCATCCCTTTGCCGTAGATTGGGAAACAGGGCAGAAAACGGGCTTTTTCATCGACCAGCGCGACAACCGCGACCTGCTAGCCCGCTACTCGGCTGGCCGGCGCGTACTGAATACGTTTTGCTACACGGGGGGCTTTTCGGTGTACGCGCTGCAAGCCGGCGCCACGCTGGTGCACTCCGTGGATAGCTCCAAGCGCGCCATCGAACTGACTGAGCGCAACGCGGCCCTCACAGGCTTGGAAGACAAGCACGCGGCCTATGCCCAGGATGTATTCACCTTTATGAAAGCCAGCGAGGAGCAATACGACCTCATCGTGCTCGACCCACCGGCTTTTGCCAAGCATCTCTCCGCCCGGCACAATGCCCTGATGGGCTACAAGCGTCTGAACGCGGCGGGCCTGCGTCGTATCGCGCCGGGGGGCATTTTATTTACGTTCAGCTGCTCACAAGTGGTTAGTCGTGAGCTGTTTCAAGGGGCAGTGCTGGCGGCGGCCATTGAAGCAGGCCGGCAGGTGCGGGTGCTTCATCACCTTACGCAGCCCGCGGATCATCCGGTAAGCTTATTCCACCCGGAAGGGGAATACCTGAAGGGTCTGGTGCTGGCGGTGGAGTAG
- a CDS encoding SRPBCC family protein: MHLTLRTRVAQPPAQVMAGFTRDLFLQLAPPFPQMRLHRFDGSRRGDQVEIELRVGPISQRWTSLITDDGVLPNGTHFFVDEGQKLPGPLRFWRHRHLMQPSPEGGTVIIDAIEFRTVSPLLDALLYPVMWAQFAWRKPIYRRLFR, encoded by the coding sequence ATGCACCTCACTCTCCGCACGCGCGTAGCCCAGCCGCCCGCTCAGGTCATGGCTGGTTTCACCCGCGACTTATTTCTGCAACTGGCACCACCTTTCCCTCAGATGCGCCTGCACCGCTTCGACGGCAGCCGCCGAGGCGACCAAGTGGAGATTGAACTGCGAGTGGGCCCCATCAGCCAGCGCTGGACCAGCCTGATTACCGACGACGGCGTATTGCCGAATGGCACCCATTTTTTTGTGGATGAAGGCCAAAAATTACCTGGCCCCTTACGATTCTGGCGCCACCGCCACCTGATGCAACCCAGCCCCGAGGGTGGCACAGTTATTATTGATGCCATAGAATTTCGGACGGTTTCGCCGTTGCTGGATGCGCTGCTGTATCCGGTGATGTGGGCGCAGTTTGCCTGGCGCAAACCGATTTATCGTCGGCTATTTCGGTGA
- a CDS encoding APC family permease, which produces MDKPTRPASASGPTLIRAVGLLTGTLLVAGVVIGSGVFKKIVPLAQSGLSEAWILAAWVLAGLITICGALNLAGLSSLTEESGGIYEYLRLSFGNFASFLFGWSDFTIIGTASVAALAFIFAQTINTLLPLPNPLQHLAQVSIGQFIYPFADSGIKILAIGTIVALTWVNYRGVAGSGKLSNVFTAAKIMGILLLIILGLFMATPSTPTPPPLPNLNTGTVASTPFFNAFFGALLSVFWAYDGWMDLSFVTGEVKNPRRNVPRAILFGVSIAIGLYILVNYAYLRVLSLPALAAVSSNEIGAAVVAEAILGKTGKTWILVLIMISVFGSLNTVLLSHSRVYFRMAQERFFFAQARAVHPRYRTPHVALLYTCAWSCLLVLSGTFDRLTDLVIFGNFLFYGLLAVAVLKLKRQGKITVHVTGYPVIQFIILLFALALTVNTIVTQPQQSLMGLALMLTSVPFYFYFKRKEAKA; this is translated from the coding sequence ATGGACAAACCCACTAGGCCGGCTAGTGCTTCCGGCCCTACCTTAATCCGTGCAGTGGGGTTACTTACCGGCACCCTTCTCGTGGCAGGTGTGGTGATTGGCTCTGGGGTGTTCAAAAAGATTGTGCCTTTGGCGCAGAGTGGCCTTAGTGAAGCTTGGATATTGGCTGCCTGGGTACTGGCAGGCCTCATTACCATATGCGGGGCTCTCAACCTAGCCGGTTTATCCTCTCTCACGGAAGAGTCGGGGGGCATTTATGAATACCTGCGGCTCTCGTTTGGGAATTTTGCTTCCTTCCTGTTTGGGTGGAGCGACTTTACCATTATCGGTACTGCCTCCGTGGCCGCGCTGGCTTTCATCTTTGCGCAAACCATTAATACACTGCTGCCGCTGCCAAACCCATTACAGCACTTGGCACAAGTATCCATCGGCCAGTTCATTTATCCTTTCGCCGACTCAGGAATAAAGATTCTAGCCATTGGCACCATCGTCGCTCTGACGTGGGTAAACTACCGCGGGGTGGCCGGCAGTGGCAAGCTCAGCAATGTATTCACGGCGGCCAAAATCATGGGTATTCTGCTGCTCATCATCTTGGGGCTATTTATGGCTACCCCATCAACTCCGACGCCACCCCCGTTGCCCAACCTCAACACGGGTACAGTGGCGAGCACGCCTTTTTTCAATGCCTTTTTCGGGGCGTTACTCAGCGTATTCTGGGCTTACGATGGCTGGATGGACCTTTCTTTCGTTACGGGGGAGGTAAAGAATCCGCGGCGCAATGTGCCGCGAGCCATTCTGTTTGGGGTAAGTATCGCCATCGGGCTGTATATATTGGTCAACTATGCCTACCTGCGGGTATTATCTTTGCCGGCGCTGGCGGCAGTGAGTTCCAATGAGATAGGAGCGGCAGTGGTAGCCGAGGCTATACTGGGAAAGACCGGCAAAACGTGGATTCTGGTTTTAATTATGATCAGCGTATTCGGGTCCCTGAATACCGTACTGCTTTCCCACAGTCGCGTTTACTTCCGCATGGCGCAGGAGCGTTTCTTCTTCGCTCAAGCCAGGGCAGTGCATCCGCGCTACCGGACACCCCACGTGGCACTGCTGTACACCTGCGCGTGGAGTTGCCTGCTGGTTCTTTCCGGCACCTTCGATCGGCTGACCGACTTAGTTATCTTCGGCAATTTCCTTTTCTATGGCCTACTAGCAGTGGCAGTGCTGAAGCTGAAGCGCCAAGGCAAAATAACAGTGCACGTAACTGGCTATCCTGTTATTCAGTTCATCATCTTGCTGTTTGCCCTGGCTTTGACTGTGAACACCATCGTTACCCAACCTCAGCAGTCCCTCATGGGCCTGGCCCTGATGCTGACGAGTGTGCCGTTCTACTTTTACTTTAAAAGGAAGGAAGCCAAAGCCTAA
- a CDS encoding GNAT family N-acetyltransferase translates to MLHLIRTTSDNPDFRALVQLLDHDLGERDGADHAFYAQFNKVDAIKHVVVAYQQEVPIGCGAFKEFSGELVEIKRMYVRPDWRGHEVAAAILAELERWAEELNYKGCVLETGMKQPEAIRLYNRSGYRRIPNYGQYAGVENSVCMQKELL, encoded by the coding sequence ATGCTACACCTTATCCGGACCACCTCCGACAATCCCGATTTTCGGGCACTGGTACAACTACTCGACCACGACTTGGGGGAACGCGACGGTGCCGACCATGCCTTTTATGCCCAGTTCAACAAAGTCGACGCCATTAAGCATGTGGTAGTCGCGTATCAGCAGGAAGTGCCGATTGGGTGCGGGGCATTCAAGGAATTCAGCGGCGAGCTAGTGGAAATCAAGCGCATGTATGTACGGCCCGATTGGCGAGGTCATGAGGTTGCGGCCGCTATTTTAGCGGAACTGGAGCGTTGGGCCGAGGAATTAAACTACAAAGGCTGCGTATTGGAAACAGGGATGAAACAACCCGAAGCCATACGACTTTACAACAGAAGCGGCTACCGGCGCATCCCCAATTACGGGCAGTACGCGGGCGTCGAGAACAGCGTCTGTATGCAAAAGGAGCTTCTGTAG
- a CDS encoding M20/M25/M40 family metallo-hydrolase produces MQKVRRYRQTHELPLLTEYMQFLAIPNVAADSANLRETARFILGMMQKRGIKGQLLQAKTPGVPPAVYGEVRTPGAKRTIVFYAHYDGQPVNAAQWASGLSPFKPQLTSAALAQGGQFIPLMQAGETSKPDWRLYARSSSDDKAGVMAILAGYEALVQSKQRPGVNIKFFFEGEEEKGSPHLSEIVESNRALLASDLWIICDGPVHQSGQKQVVFGARGDVNLGLTVYGPKRPLHSGHYGNWAPNPALLMAQLLASMKDSTGRVTIAGFYDDVTPLTAKEQQALSRVPNLDAQIQQELGFARADGGGQSLNELINQPSLNINGMRSANVGAQAANVIPTTAEATLDLRLVLGNDWERQVAKVVSHIRRQGFFVTTQEPTDAERARYSRIVRLTSHTGYNAERTSMDLPIAQEVVAAVQRTSTQPVVQVPTSGGSLPLHVFKKINATTLTVPVANYDNNQHAENENIRLGNLWDGIETMAAIMQLK; encoded by the coding sequence GTGCAAAAAGTTCGGCGATACCGCCAAACCCACGAACTGCCGCTGCTGACGGAGTACATGCAGTTTCTGGCCATCCCAAACGTGGCCGCGGACAGTGCCAATCTGCGCGAAACGGCCCGCTTCATTTTGGGTATGATGCAGAAGCGGGGCATCAAGGGGCAGCTATTGCAGGCGAAGACGCCTGGTGTGCCACCCGCGGTGTATGGCGAGGTGCGTACGCCCGGTGCCAAGCGCACCATTGTATTTTATGCGCACTACGATGGGCAGCCGGTCAATGCCGCGCAGTGGGCCAGCGGGCTGAGTCCGTTCAAGCCCCAGCTAACCAGCGCCGCCTTGGCTCAAGGGGGGCAATTTATCCCGCTGATGCAGGCTGGCGAAACATCCAAGCCCGACTGGCGCCTATATGCCCGCAGCAGCTCCGATGACAAGGCCGGAGTGATGGCCATTTTAGCGGGCTATGAAGCCTTGGTGCAAAGCAAGCAGCGGCCCGGCGTCAACATCAAATTCTTTTTCGAAGGGGAGGAAGAGAAAGGCTCTCCGCACCTGAGCGAGATTGTGGAAAGCAACCGCGCGCTGCTCGCCTCCGACCTCTGGATTATTTGCGATGGTCCTGTGCATCAATCGGGGCAAAAGCAGGTGGTATTCGGGGCCCGCGGCGACGTGAATCTGGGCCTCACCGTGTACGGCCCGAAGCGGCCTTTGCACAGCGGTCACTATGGCAACTGGGCTCCCAATCCAGCACTTCTGATGGCGCAGTTGCTGGCTTCTATGAAAGATAGTACCGGCCGCGTAACCATCGCGGGCTTTTACGACGACGTAACACCGCTTACCGCCAAGGAGCAGCAAGCCCTGAGCCGTGTGCCCAACCTCGACGCGCAGATACAGCAGGAGCTAGGCTTTGCCCGAGCCGATGGAGGGGGGCAAAGTTTGAATGAATTGATTAATCAGCCCTCCTTAAATATAAACGGCATGCGCAGTGCCAATGTGGGGGCGCAGGCGGCCAACGTGATTCCTACCACTGCCGAGGCAACGCTAGATCTGCGCCTTGTGCTGGGCAATGATTGGGAGCGGCAGGTAGCGAAAGTGGTCAGCCACATTCGACGCCAGGGCTTTTTCGTGACAACCCAAGAGCCTACCGACGCCGAGCGCGCCCGCTATTCGCGCATTGTGCGCCTGACGTCGCACACGGGCTACAATGCCGAGCGCACTTCCATGGATTTGCCCATCGCTCAGGAAGTAGTGGCCGCTGTGCAACGTACAAGCACGCAGCCGGTGGTGCAGGTGCCTACCTCCGGCGGCAGCTTACCCTTGCACGTGTTCAAAAAAATAAATGCGACCACACTCACCGTGCCCGTTGCCAACTACGACAACAATCAGCACGCCGAAAACGAGAATATTCGCTTGGGTAACCTTTGGGATGGCATAGAGACTATGGCCGCCATCATGCAGCTAAAGTAA
- a CDS encoding TolB family protein: MNRLLLLLCCLFPSLASAQVDTDIYLVDLSVKGNTVVLSKPRNITPHKGYDNQPFFHPTLPLLYYSSTTDSSRTDLKSYNYKTAQTQQITATREREYSPLLTADQQFLSCIIQRDNGQQDLGKYPLAGGQPTILVNNLKVGYHVWIDQSRLLVYALATPSSELHYLNLATKSDTIIARNIGRSLKPIPNQPALSFLEKTPEGKWLIKRFDTNTKAITLLGPALEGSEDLAWTKNGLMLMSNGQQIYACRPGHRDGWKPVKMAGTAPGLNKASRLAVNAANNQLAVVVSE; encoded by the coding sequence ATGAACCGACTCCTCCTCCTTCTCTGCTGCCTTTTCCCTTCCCTGGCTTCGGCGCAGGTAGATACCGACATTTATCTGGTGGACTTGTCGGTGAAAGGCAATACAGTAGTGCTATCTAAGCCACGCAACATTACGCCGCACAAAGGCTACGACAACCAGCCTTTTTTCCACCCTACGCTCCCGCTGCTTTACTACTCGTCCACTACTGACAGCAGCCGCACCGATCTGAAATCCTACAACTACAAAACGGCCCAAACGCAGCAGATTACGGCTACGCGTGAGCGGGAATATTCGCCCCTACTCACGGCCGATCAACAGTTTCTCTCTTGCATTATTCAGCGCGACAACGGGCAACAGGATTTGGGCAAATACCCTCTGGCGGGCGGTCAACCTACCATTTTGGTGAACAACCTGAAAGTCGGCTACCATGTCTGGATTGATCAATCTCGCCTACTGGTATATGCGCTGGCAACGCCCAGCAGCGAGTTGCACTACTTAAATCTGGCCACTAAGAGCGACACGATTATCGCCCGCAACATTGGCCGCTCGCTGAAGCCGATACCTAATCAGCCTGCGCTCAGCTTCTTAGAGAAAACGCCGGAGGGCAAATGGCTAATCAAGCGGTTTGATACCAACACCAAGGCTATCACGCTTCTGGGGCCAGCACTGGAAGGATCGGAAGATTTGGCCTGGACGAAAAACGGCTTGATGCTGATGAGCAACGGGCAGCAGATTTATGCCTGCCGACCCGGGCACCGCGATGGCTGGAAGCCAGTGAAGATGGCCGGAACAGCGCCGGGCCTGAATAAAGCTAGTCGGCTGGCTGTTAATGCAGCTAATAATCAGCTGGCTGTGGTGGTCAGTGAATAA
- a CDS encoding BLUF domain-containing protein yields MFYQLIYVSRAVAPLSAEEMQSLITHARNFNSIHHITGVLFYDGEHFAQILEGAENEVESLYARIKADTRHRQVTTVTRTRRPRREYPHWGMAGHLLAAAQFAELVKCLPDETEQPAPRSLRVRLEPFVAHSQRL; encoded by the coding sequence ATGTTCTATCAACTAATCTACGTTAGCCGAGCTGTGGCGCCCTTAAGTGCCGAGGAGATGCAGTCATTAATTACGCACGCCCGCAACTTCAACTCCATCCATCATATTACGGGGGTTTTGTTTTATGATGGCGAGCACTTTGCTCAGATATTGGAAGGCGCGGAAAACGAGGTAGAAAGCCTTTATGCCCGCATTAAAGCTGATACCCGGCACCGGCAGGTAACAACAGTGACCCGCACCCGCAGGCCGCGCCGCGAATATCCGCATTGGGGTATGGCCGGGCACCTGTTGGCGGCGGCCCAATTCGCTGAACTGGTAAAATGCCTGCCCGACGAGACGGAGCAGCCCGCGCCCCGGTCATTGCGCGTTCGCTTGGAGCCCTTTGTGGCGCATAGCCAACGACTATAG
- a CDS encoding TlpA family protein disulfide reductase has product MNRKNLLQWLPFAILALVLLTDLRPMVLGSIQRGLLATGLWKPDLPTLAAGPSTANATAAGGAATYPHNLPLVTLGGKNINLSELKGKVVFVNLWASWCPPCVAEMPGIHALYEKVDKSKVAFVMISLDEKPAKARALLKRRDYTFPVYFPTGTLPAPFNSSAIPSTVILGPDGQVAARHDGMAEYDTPEFKAALENLFVPGS; this is encoded by the coding sequence ATGAATCGTAAAAATCTGCTGCAATGGCTGCCTTTCGCCATTCTGGCCCTTGTGCTACTCACCGATCTGCGTCCGATGGTATTGGGCAGCATACAGCGCGGATTGCTGGCCACTGGGCTGTGGAAGCCAGACCTCCCTACGTTAGCCGCTGGCCCATCCACAGCCAACGCAACGGCCGCAGGTGGCGCGGCCACCTACCCTCACAATCTGCCGCTAGTTACGCTGGGGGGCAAAAATATTAATCTAAGCGAGCTGAAAGGGAAGGTGGTGTTTGTAAATCTATGGGCGAGCTGGTGTCCGCCCTGCGTGGCTGAAATGCCGGGCATACACGCGCTCTACGAAAAGGTGGATAAGTCGAAAGTTGCGTTTGTGATGATTTCGCTCGACGAAAAACCGGCAAAGGCACGGGCCCTGCTCAAGCGGCGTGACTATACTTTCCCGGTGTATTTTCCAACGGGGACACTCCCGGCACCCTTCAACTCCAGCGCCATTCCATCTACCGTTATCCTGGGCCCTGATGGGCAGGTTGCGGCGCGCCACGACGGTATGGCTGAGTATGATACGCCGGAGTTTAAAGCGGCGCTGGAAAACCTATTTGTTCCTGGCAGCTAA
- a CDS encoding ArsR/SmtB family transcription factor, with the protein MMTPPTASVDMGLSIEKMEKVAFILKTTAHPTRIAIVQLLAAHESMSVTDMSEKLNVEQSLLSHHLSGMKLKGILSSHREGKNIFYSLKMREVIDVIQCLAACTFL; encoded by the coding sequence ATGATGACCCCTCCTACTGCTTCCGTCGATATGGGCCTCTCTATTGAGAAAATGGAGAAAGTGGCCTTCATTCTGAAAACCACGGCTCACCCCACGCGCATCGCTATTGTGCAGCTACTAGCGGCCCACGAAAGCATGTCGGTTACGGATATGAGTGAAAAGCTGAACGTGGAGCAAAGCCTGCTTTCCCACCATCTGTCGGGCATGAAGCTGAAAGGCATTCTGAGCAGCCATCGGGAGGGCAAGAACATTTTCTACTCACTGAAAATGCGCGAAGTAATCGACGTAATCCAGTGTCTGGCCGCCTGCACATTTCTATAA
- a CDS encoding MBL fold metallo-hydrolase, translating to MKIEQFEDKGLAHFSYAILSECAREVVLIDPARNPQPYYDYAKANDAQIVSVIETHPHADFVSSHLEIAQRTGATLCVSKLVGADYDHVAFDEGDSFTVGQLTFRALNTPGHSPDSLSIVLSREGKDVAVFTGDTLFIGDVGRPDLRESAGNHTAKREELARQMYHSLRDKLMTLADEVLVYPAHGAGSLCGKALSGANSSTIGAEKAGNYALRPLSEEDFVQELLADQPFIPKYFGYDVALNKAGAPAYAPSVQQVPRLAAGTKLEQGVLVVDTRPEAEFKQGHMEGALNIQQGGKFETWLGSIVGPNEPFYLVAADQKTQEDLIQKAAKIGYEPLIKGALIGTPAPTYTMPKLDVATFRAHPENYTIVDIRNESEAKAEPLFADALNIPLPVLRERVSEIPTTKPVVVHCAGGYRSAAGSSIVAPALVGTPVFDLSEAVKSFQPGAATH from the coding sequence ATGAAAATTGAACAGTTTGAAGATAAAGGGCTGGCTCATTTCTCCTACGCTATTCTCAGCGAGTGTGCCCGTGAAGTTGTGCTCATCGACCCGGCTCGCAACCCGCAGCCGTACTACGACTACGCCAAGGCGAACGACGCCCAAATTGTGAGCGTGATTGAAACCCACCCCCACGCCGACTTTGTGTCTTCGCACCTGGAAATTGCCCAGCGCACCGGGGCCACCCTCTGCGTGAGCAAGCTAGTAGGCGCTGATTACGACCACGTAGCCTTCGATGAGGGCGACTCGTTCACCGTCGGCCAACTTACTTTCCGCGCCCTCAATACGCCCGGCCACTCCCCCGATTCCCTCAGTATCGTGCTCAGCAGAGAAGGAAAGGACGTAGCCGTATTTACCGGCGACACCTTATTTATCGGCGACGTAGGCCGGCCCGACTTGCGCGAAAGCGCCGGCAACCATACCGCCAAGCGCGAGGAGTTGGCCCGCCAGATGTATCATTCCCTGCGCGACAAGCTCATGACCTTGGCTGATGAGGTGCTGGTGTATCCGGCCCACGGCGCAGGCTCGCTTTGTGGCAAGGCTCTGAGCGGCGCGAACAGTAGCACTATTGGCGCGGAAAAAGCGGGCAATTATGCCCTGCGCCCGCTAAGCGAAGAAGATTTCGTGCAGGAGCTGCTGGCTGACCAGCCGTTCATTCCCAAATACTTCGGCTACGATGTGGCTCTCAACAAAGCCGGCGCCCCGGCCTATGCCCCCAGCGTACAGCAAGTGCCGCGCTTAGCTGCTGGCACCAAGCTGGAGCAAGGGGTACTGGTAGTAGACACCCGGCCCGAAGCCGAATTCAAGCAGGGTCATATGGAAGGTGCGCTCAATATTCAGCAGGGGGGCAAATTTGAAACCTGGCTGGGCTCTATTGTCGGACCGAATGAGCCATTTTACCTGGTAGCTGCCGATCAGAAGACCCAAGAAGACTTGATTCAGAAGGCCGCTAAAATAGGTTATGAACCGCTGATCAAAGGCGCGCTAATCGGCACGCCTGCTCCCACCTACACCATGCCGAAGCTGGACGTAGCCACCTTTCGCGCTCACCCAGAAAACTACACCATTGTAGATATCCGCAACGAGTCGGAAGCCAAAGCTGAGCCGCTGTTTGCCGACGCCCTGAACATTCCGTTGCCCGTGTTGCGCGAGCGGGTCAGCGAAATTCCGACCACTAAGCCCGTAGTAGTACACTGCGCTGGCGGCTACCGTTCGGCCGCGGGTAGCAGTATTGTAGCCCCTGCGCTGGTAGGCACACCAGTGTTTGATTTAAGTGAGGCGGTAAAATCGTTCCAGCCAGGTGCGGCCACTCACTAA
- a CDS encoding YeeE/YedE family protein, which translates to MLDLLRQPWPWYVAGPLIGLTVPALLLLGNKALGISSSLRHVCAACVPAGIPFLTYNWRAETWNLFFVLGIAVGGFLGYQVLGHPDTIAISAETVRDLKAELGLTDFTGLLPRELFALDNLANWKGWVFLVLGGFLVGFGTRYAGGCTSGHAISGLSNLQWVSMVAVIGFFVGGLLMTWVIYPLLF; encoded by the coding sequence ATGCTTGACTTACTTCGCCAGCCTTGGCCCTGGTACGTGGCGGGGCCACTGATTGGCCTCACGGTGCCAGCACTACTGCTACTCGGCAACAAGGCTCTGGGCATCAGTTCCTCACTGCGCCACGTGTGTGCCGCCTGCGTGCCGGCCGGTATTCCCTTCCTGACTTATAACTGGCGGGCCGAAACCTGGAACCTGTTTTTTGTGCTCGGTATTGCGGTGGGGGGCTTTTTAGGCTATCAGGTGCTCGGCCACCCCGATACCATTGCCATCTCGGCCGAAACAGTCCGCGACCTGAAGGCTGAGCTGGGCCTGACCGACTTCACCGGCTTGCTGCCCCGCGAGTTGTTTGCGCTGGATAACCTAGCGAACTGGAAAGGCTGGGTGTTTTTGGTGCTGGGGGGCTTTTTGGTCGGCTTCGGTACGCGCTACGCCGGTGGCTGCACTTCGGGTCACGCCATTTCGGGCCTTTCCAATCTGCAGTGGGTATCAATGGTCGCGGTTATTGGCTTTTTCGTGGGCGGCCTGCTCATGACCTGGGTTATCTACCCACTCCTATTTTAA
- a CDS encoding DUF6691 family protein — MKNLKYLVLGVVFGLILTKSEAVSWFRIQEMFRFQSFHMYGIMVTAVLVGLISIQLIKRYHLKSINGEPIAIADKKYSHGTWIGGIIFGVGWAITGACPGPLFAQLGSGVAAATVMILAALAGTWTYSALREKLPH, encoded by the coding sequence ATGAAAAACCTCAAATACCTAGTGCTGGGCGTTGTGTTCGGCCTCATTCTCACCAAAAGCGAAGCTGTTAGCTGGTTTCGGATTCAGGAGATGTTCCGTTTCCAAAGCTTTCACATGTATGGTATCATGGTCACGGCTGTTCTCGTGGGCCTGATTTCTATTCAGCTTATCAAGCGCTACCACCTCAAGAGCATCAACGGAGAACCCATCGCCATTGCTGATAAAAAATACAGCCACGGCACCTGGATTGGTGGCATCATCTTCGGCGTGGGCTGGGCCATTACGGGGGCTTGCCCCGGTCCGTTGTTTGCCCAATTAGGGAGCGGCGTAGCCGCGGCCACCGTCATGATTTTAGCCGCCCTGGCTGGCACTTGGACCTACAGCGCCCTGCGCGAAAAGCTGCCGCATTAA